From the genome of Halomonas sp. MCCC 1A13316, one region includes:
- a CDS encoding LysR family transcriptional regulator, with translation MIELRHLRTLVALRDAGSLVEAAERVHLTQSALSHQIKDLEERLGTALFVRKSRPVEFTRAGQRLLTLAEQVLPLVRMAERDVARLIGHEPGRLHMAIECHSCFQWLMPTIDYFRDHWPEVEIDIPGGHHFDPLPALAREQLDLVITADPQPLAGVYYEPLFRYEGLLAVARQHHLADHAFIEPEELAEETLITYPVERARLDVFTQFLDPAGVRPREIRTAELTIMMMQLVASGRGVCALPNWALTEYLERDYVKAVGLGETGMWSTLYAAIRDESREQPWMEDFLRTARETSFAVLEGIKPA, from the coding sequence ATGATAGAACTTCGTCATCTGCGGACCCTGGTAGCCCTGCGCGATGCCGGCTCGCTGGTGGAAGCCGCCGAGCGGGTTCACCTGACCCAGTCGGCCTTGTCGCACCAGATCAAGGACCTCGAAGAACGGCTGGGGACCGCACTGTTCGTGCGCAAGTCGCGACCGGTGGAATTCACCCGTGCCGGCCAGCGCCTGCTCACCCTGGCCGAGCAGGTTCTGCCGCTGGTGCGCATGGCCGAGCGCGACGTGGCCCGACTGATCGGCCACGAGCCGGGGCGGCTGCACATGGCGATCGAGTGCCACAGCTGCTTCCAGTGGCTGATGCCGACCATCGACTACTTCCGCGATCACTGGCCGGAAGTAGAGATCGACATTCCCGGTGGACATCACTTCGATCCTCTGCCGGCACTGGCCCGCGAGCAGCTCGACCTCGTCATCACCGCCGATCCGCAGCCGCTGGCCGGCGTCTACTACGAGCCGCTGTTCCGCTATGAAGGCCTGCTGGCCGTCGCTCGCCAGCACCACCTGGCGGACCACGCCTTCATCGAGCCCGAGGAGCTGGCCGAGGAAACCCTGATCACCTACCCCGTGGAGCGGGCGCGCCTGGACGTCTTCACCCAGTTCCTCGACCCCGCTGGCGTACGCCCTCGCGAGATACGTACCGCCGAACTCACGATCATGATGATGCAGTTGGTGGCCAGCGGCCGAGGCGTCTGCGCGCTACCCAACTGGGCACTGACGGAGTATCTGGAGCGCGATTACGTGAAGGCGGTTGGTCTAGGCGAGACGGGCATGTGGAGCACGCTCTACGCGGCCATTCGCGACGAGAGCCGGGAACAGCCGTGGATGGAGGACTTCCTGCGCACGGCCCGCGAGACATCCTTCGCCGTGCTTGAGGGCATCAAGCCGGCTTGA
- a CDS encoding ATP-binding protein, producing MQRLLADGSFLRVYLALALALLLTFGLALMGLALVDRVRIEQYREQLAEAPLKLLTWRVAALPAHERGGWLTQQSDLLNIRLSLREPADTELGWFDRRRLERGRVLVKVHEEEGWRLYRRLPREERILEARLSGLNERQLRGLAQMLGDWLAKVDGDSRRRRLEGVASEALPVRLNDLAPEGLDSHQLTRLRDGELVIRLMPGHWALTIHLAVPAADDSRQWLSIGPVSALKPTPISLLLLVLVIMLGVLAAIIYLIVRGVEARLARLELAAGRIASGRLDTRVKVDAGGFIGRVGMAFNAMAAQVQSLLRSQQEMIRAVSHELRTPVARIRFAMQMVEDMTDDPAVHRQLHGIDSDIEELDQLIDEILTYARLDSGIVNGAELERTQVDCRAVAERVIETLTPLHAHLRLELAPGPEVEVQADPRYLQRALQNLVANACRHAQSRVQVRLSLESRLVRLDIEDDGPGVPAGERQAIFKPFARLDDSRTRRSGGYGLGLSIVQKIMTWHGGSVVVDDSQELGGARFSLLLPRGLPASKAKLPVKPA from the coding sequence ATGCAGCGGTTGCTGGCCGATGGCTCCTTCCTGCGTGTCTATCTGGCCTTGGCCCTGGCGCTGCTGCTGACTTTCGGCCTGGCCCTGATGGGCCTGGCTCTGGTCGACCGGGTGCGGATCGAACAGTATCGCGAACAACTGGCCGAAGCCCCGCTAAAGCTGCTCACCTGGCGGGTGGCGGCTTTGCCTGCCCACGAGCGTGGCGGTTGGCTGACCCAGCAATCGGATCTGCTCAACATCCGCTTGTCGCTGCGTGAGCCGGCGGACACCGAGCTTGGCTGGTTCGATCGGCGGCGGCTGGAGCGTGGCCGAGTGCTGGTAAAGGTGCACGAAGAGGAGGGCTGGCGGCTCTACCGGCGCCTGCCGCGCGAGGAGCGCATCCTGGAGGCTCGCCTCTCGGGACTCAACGAGCGTCAGCTGCGCGGCCTGGCCCAGATGCTGGGGGATTGGCTGGCCAAAGTGGATGGCGATAGTCGCCGTCGGCGCCTCGAGGGCGTGGCCAGCGAGGCCTTGCCGGTACGCCTCAATGATCTGGCTCCCGAAGGACTCGACAGCCATCAGCTCACCCGCCTGCGCGACGGTGAACTGGTGATTCGACTGATGCCGGGGCACTGGGCGCTGACCATTCACCTTGCCGTACCGGCTGCCGACGACTCCCGCCAATGGCTGTCGATCGGCCCTGTCTCGGCGCTGAAACCCACCCCCATTTCGCTGCTGCTGCTGGTGCTGGTGATCATGCTCGGTGTGCTGGCCGCCATCATCTACCTGATCGTGCGTGGCGTGGAGGCGCGTCTGGCGCGGCTCGAGCTGGCCGCAGGGCGCATTGCCAGCGGTCGCCTCGATACCCGAGTCAAGGTCGATGCGGGAGGTTTCATCGGCCGCGTGGGCATGGCCTTCAACGCCATGGCGGCCCAAGTGCAGTCGCTGCTGCGCTCGCAGCAGGAGATGATCCGTGCGGTCTCCCATGAGTTGCGCACGCCGGTGGCGCGCATACGCTTCGCTATGCAAATGGTCGAGGACATGACCGACGACCCTGCCGTTCACCGCCAACTGCATGGCATCGACAGCGATATCGAGGAACTCGACCAGCTCATCGACGAGATCCTGACCTATGCGCGGCTCGACAGCGGAATCGTCAACGGGGCCGAGCTGGAGCGCACCCAGGTCGATTGCCGCGCCGTCGCCGAGCGGGTCATCGAGACGCTGACACCGCTGCACGCCCACCTGCGCCTGGAGCTGGCACCGGGACCCGAGGTGGAAGTGCAGGCCGACCCACGCTACTTGCAGCGAGCGCTGCAGAACCTGGTGGCCAATGCCTGTCGCCATGCCCAGTCGCGGGTACAGGTGCGGCTCTCGCTCGAGTCTCGCCTGGTCCGCCTGGATATCGAGGATGACGGCCCCGGCGTGCCGGCTGGCGAACGCCAGGCCATCTTCAAACCTTTCGCCCGGCTTGACGACAGCCGCACCCGGCGCAGCGGGGGCTATGGGTTGGGGCTCTCCATCGTGCAGAAGATCATGACCTGGCACGGCGGCAGCGTAGTGGTCGACGACAGCCAGGAGCTGGGCGGTGCGCGCTTCTCGTTGCTGCTGCCGCGGGGCTTGCCGGCCAGCAAGGCCAAGCTGCCGGTCAAGCCGGCTTGA
- a CDS encoding winged helix-turn-helix domain-containing protein, whose product MDDNLESSDMEHVLIIEDDVRLAELTRDYLESNGFKVTVEAEGSRGVEQILTLQPDLVILDLMLPGEDGLSICRRARPDYAGPILMLTARTDDMDQVLGLEMGADDYVPKPVQPRVLLARMRALLRRAENAEHSGEARLAFGNLEIDSATREAWLQGERIDLTSAEFDLLWLLASNAGRVLTREEIFSDLRGIKYDGQDRSIDVRVSRIRPKIGDDPNHPHRIKTVRSKGYLFVKDA is encoded by the coding sequence ATGGATGACAACCTGGAAAGCAGCGACATGGAACACGTGCTGATTATCGAGGATGACGTGCGCCTGGCCGAGCTCACCCGCGATTATCTCGAATCCAACGGATTCAAGGTCACGGTGGAGGCCGAAGGCTCACGAGGCGTCGAACAGATACTGACACTGCAGCCGGACCTGGTGATCCTCGATCTGATGCTGCCCGGAGAGGATGGATTGTCGATCTGTCGCCGGGCCAGGCCCGACTATGCAGGGCCGATCCTGATGCTGACCGCCCGCACCGATGACATGGACCAGGTGCTGGGTCTGGAAATGGGGGCCGACGACTACGTGCCCAAGCCGGTCCAGCCCCGGGTGCTGCTGGCACGCATGCGAGCGTTGCTGAGGCGAGCGGAGAACGCCGAGCACTCCGGTGAGGCCCGACTCGCGTTCGGCAACCTCGAGATCGACAGCGCCACTCGTGAAGCCTGGTTGCAAGGTGAACGCATCGACCTGACCAGCGCCGAGTTCGATCTGCTGTGGCTATTGGCCAGCAACGCCGGCCGGGTACTCACACGTGAGGAGATCTTCAGCGATCTGCGCGGCATCAAGTACGACGGCCAGGACCGTTCCATCGATGTCCGGGTCTCACGGATTCGCCCCAAGATCGGCGACGACCCCAATCATCCGCACCGGATAAAAACGGTACGCAGCAAGGGCTACCTGTTCGTCAAGGATGCCTGA
- a CDS encoding ribonucleoside-diphosphate reductase subunit alpha, which yields MELQTPDPTDLSLTAPQALRVIKRNGDVAPFDAGKIAVAMRKAFIAVEGDNVSASSRVRDFVEQASQAIARAFLRRMPDGGTVHIEDIQDQVELALMRAGEQKVARAYVLYREEHARARAAAGAEIEKPHPTLNVTLADGSRRPLDLGRIETLVFDACAELENVDPNRIVEESLKNLYDGVSVDGVSQALTMTARTLVEKEPNYTYVTARLLQDSLRREALTFLGIAEEATFGDMAEFYKPAFQAYVAKGIEFEQLDPVLAEFDLERLGDALDHSRDNAFTYLGLQTLYDRYFIHRDDVRYELPQVMFMRVAMGLALNEDDREARAIEFYELLSSFDYMASTPTLFNSGTVRSQLSSCYLTTVPDELDGIYSAIRDNALLSKWAGGLGNDWTPVRALGSYIKGTNGKSQGVVPFLKVVNDTAVAVNQGGKRKGAVCAYLETWHLDVEEFFELRKNTGDDRRRTHDMNTANWVPDLFMKRVFDDKEWTLFSPATCPDLHDLYGAAFEKRYEEYEAMTRSGQLKLFKRVRAKDLWRKMLSMLFETGHPWITFKDPCNLRSPQQHAGVVHSSNLCTEITLNTSVDEIAVCNLGSVNLAQHVTDGKLDDDKLKKTVRTAVRMLDNVIDINYYAVPQARNSNFKHRPVGLGIMGFQDALYAQDIAYASEEAVAFADRSMELVSYHAIEASSDLAAERGRYQSFEGSLWSQGVLPIDSIEKLKTERGEKYIEVDTSATQDWQRIRRKIADQGMRNSNVMAIAPTATISNICGISQSIEPTYQNLYVKSNLSGEFTVVNAYLVHDLKARGLWDEVMINDLKYYDGSVQPIERVPEDLRAKYATAFETEPKWLVEAAARRQKWIDQAQSLNLYIKGVSGKKLDVTYRMAWFRGLKTTYYLRALGATSVEKSTVDRGTLNAVSNQASGGAPAPQAQPAPTTREPRGVEDFLTGKAGSGSRAPSASEIDDLGCEACQ from the coding sequence ATGGAACTCCAGACCCCCGACCCGACCGACCTGTCGCTAACGGCTCCGCAAGCCCTGCGCGTCATCAAGCGCAACGGTGATGTGGCGCCCTTCGACGCCGGCAAGATCGCCGTCGCCATGCGCAAGGCCTTCATTGCCGTGGAGGGCGACAACGTCAGTGCCTCCTCGCGGGTCCGCGACTTCGTGGAACAGGCCAGCCAGGCCATCGCTCGTGCCTTCCTGCGCCGCATGCCGGACGGCGGCACCGTCCACATCGAGGACATCCAGGATCAGGTAGAGCTGGCGCTGATGCGCGCCGGCGAGCAGAAGGTCGCCCGCGCCTACGTACTTTACCGCGAGGAGCACGCGCGTGCTCGCGCCGCGGCCGGTGCCGAGATCGAGAAGCCGCACCCCACGCTCAACGTTACCCTGGCCGACGGTAGCCGCCGCCCGCTGGATCTCGGCCGCATCGAGACGCTGGTATTCGATGCCTGCGCGGAACTCGAGAACGTCGACCCCAACCGTATCGTCGAGGAATCGCTGAAGAATCTCTACGACGGCGTCTCGGTGGATGGCGTCTCCCAGGCGCTGACGATGACCGCGCGCACCCTGGTGGAGAAGGAACCCAACTACACCTACGTCACCGCCCGCCTGCTGCAGGACAGCCTGCGCCGCGAGGCGCTGACGTTCCTCGGCATCGCCGAGGAGGCCACCTTCGGCGATATGGCCGAATTCTACAAACCGGCCTTCCAGGCCTATGTGGCCAAGGGTATCGAATTCGAACAGCTCGATCCGGTACTCGCCGAGTTCGACCTTGAGCGGCTGGGCGACGCCCTCGATCATTCCCGTGACAACGCCTTCACCTACCTGGGCCTGCAGACGCTCTACGACCGCTACTTCATCCACCGCGACGACGTGCGTTACGAGCTGCCCCAGGTCATGTTCATGCGCGTGGCCATGGGCCTGGCATTGAACGAGGACGACCGTGAGGCGCGAGCCATCGAGTTCTATGAGCTGCTCTCCAGCTTCGACTACATGGCTTCTACGCCGACGCTGTTCAATTCCGGCACCGTGCGCAGCCAGCTTTCCAGCTGCTATCTCACCACCGTGCCCGACGAGCTCGACGGTATCTACAGTGCCATCCGCGATAACGCCCTGCTCTCCAAGTGGGCCGGGGGCCTTGGCAACGACTGGACCCCGGTACGCGCGCTGGGCTCCTACATCAAGGGCACCAATGGCAAGAGCCAGGGTGTGGTGCCGTTCCTCAAGGTGGTCAACGATACCGCGGTGGCGGTGAACCAGGGCGGCAAGCGCAAGGGGGCGGTGTGCGCCTATCTCGAGACCTGGCACCTCGATGTCGAGGAATTCTTCGAGCTGCGCAAGAACACCGGCGACGACCGCCGCCGCACCCATGACATGAACACCGCCAACTGGGTGCCCGACCTGTTCATGAAGCGCGTATTCGATGACAAGGAGTGGACGCTTTTCTCGCCCGCCACCTGTCCCGACCTGCACGACCTCTACGGCGCCGCCTTCGAGAAGCGCTACGAGGAGTACGAAGCGATGACCCGCTCTGGGCAGCTCAAGCTGTTCAAGCGCGTACGCGCCAAGGACCTGTGGCGCAAGATGCTCTCGATGCTGTTCGAGACCGGCCACCCGTGGATCACCTTCAAGGATCCGTGCAACCTGCGTAGCCCACAGCAGCACGCCGGCGTGGTGCACTCCTCCAACCTGTGCACCGAGATCACGCTCAACACCAGCGTCGATGAAATCGCGGTGTGCAACTTGGGTTCGGTCAACCTGGCCCAGCACGTGACCGACGGCAAGCTCGACGACGACAAGCTGAAGAAGACCGTGCGCACCGCCGTGCGCATGCTCGACAACGTCATTGACATCAACTACTACGCGGTGCCCCAGGCCAGGAACTCCAACTTCAAGCATCGCCCGGTGGGGCTCGGCATCATGGGCTTCCAGGATGCGCTCTACGCCCAGGATATCGCCTACGCCTCCGAAGAGGCGGTGGCGTTCGCCGATCGCTCGATGGAACTGGTCAGTTACCACGCCATTGAGGCCTCCAGCGACCTGGCCGCCGAACGCGGCCGCTACCAGAGCTTCGAGGGCTCGCTGTGGAGCCAGGGCGTGCTGCCCATCGACTCCATCGAGAAGCTGAAGACCGAGCGCGGCGAGAAGTACATCGAGGTCGATACTTCTGCCACTCAGGACTGGCAGCGCATCCGCCGGAAGATCGCCGACCAGGGCATGCGCAACTCCAACGTGATGGCCATCGCCCCCACCGCAACGATCTCCAACATTTGCGGTATATCGCAGTCGATCGAGCCGACTTATCAGAACCTCTACGTGAAGTCGAACCTCTCCGGCGAATTCACCGTGGTCAATGCCTACCTGGTCCACGACCTGAAGGCTCGCGGCCTGTGGGACGAGGTAATGATCAACGACCTCAAGTACTACGACGGCAGCGTGCAGCCCATCGAGCGGGTGCCGGAAGACCTCCGGGCAAAGTATGCCACCGCCTTCGAGACAGAGCCGAAGTGGCTGGTGGAGGCCGCCGCACGGCGCCAGAAGTGGATCGACCAGGCCCAGTCGCTGAACCTCTACATCAAGGGCGTGTCCGGCAAGAAGCTCGACGTGACCTATCGCATGGCGTGGTTCCGCGGGCTCAAGACCACCTACTACCTGCGCGCCCTGGGTGCCACTTCGGTGGAAAAGTCCACCGTCGACCGCGGCACGCTCAACGCGGTGAGTAACCAGGCATCAGGCGGTGCGCCTGCACCCCAGGCGCAACCCGCCCCAACGACACGCGAGCCCCGCGGCGTTGAGGATTTCCTCACCGGCAAGGCGGGCAGCGGCTCTCGCGCGCCGAGTGCCAGTGAGATAGACGACCTGGGCTGCGAGGCCTGCCAGTAG
- a CDS encoding ribonucleotide-diphosphate reductase subunit beta, whose translation MLNWDEFHEDETSVAEQPAKAAPAPAVKPQPAPAPVEEVKESSGSYKVAESDRLARARKSLEELDVAAGLEELEMGAARIEVDDKQMINARADLNQLVPFKYEWAWQKYLDGSANHWMPQEVNMNADIALWKSQDGLTADERRIVERSLGYFSTADSLVANNLVLALYRLITNPECRQYLLRQAFEEAIHTHAYQYCVESLGMDEGEVFNMYREVPSVAAKSAWSLKHTQSLSRPDFNTGTPETDQELLRNLVAFYCVTEGIFFYCGFSQILSMGRRNKMTGVAEQFQYILRDESMHLNFGVDMINQIKIENPNLWTPEFQDEVTQMILEGTELEIAYARDTMPRGVLGMNAAIMEEYLHFICNRRLAQIGLKEQFPGAQNPFPWMSEIIDLRKEKNFFETRVTEYQVGGALSWD comes from the coding sequence ATGCTGAACTGGGACGAATTCCACGAGGACGAGACTTCCGTTGCCGAGCAGCCGGCCAAGGCCGCGCCGGCCCCCGCCGTCAAGCCTCAGCCCGCGCCTGCCCCGGTCGAGGAAGTGAAGGAGAGCAGCGGCAGCTACAAGGTGGCTGAAAGCGACCGCCTGGCGCGGGCCCGCAAGTCGCTCGAGGAGCTCGACGTGGCAGCCGGTCTCGAGGAACTCGAGATGGGAGCGGCGCGTATCGAGGTCGACGACAAGCAGATGATCAACGCCCGCGCCGACCTCAACCAGTTGGTGCCTTTCAAGTACGAGTGGGCCTGGCAGAAGTACCTGGACGGCAGCGCCAACCACTGGATGCCCCAGGAAGTGAACATGAATGCCGACATTGCGCTGTGGAAGAGCCAGGACGGCTTGACCGCGGACGAACGCCGCATCGTCGAGCGCAGCCTCGGCTATTTCTCCACCGCCGACTCGCTGGTTGCCAACAACCTGGTGCTGGCCCTGTATCGCCTGATCACCAACCCCGAGTGCCGCCAGTACCTGCTGCGTCAGGCCTTCGAGGAGGCGATCCACACCCACGCCTATCAATACTGCGTGGAGTCGCTGGGCATGGACGAGGGCGAGGTCTTCAACATGTACCGCGAGGTGCCGTCGGTCGCCGCCAAGTCGGCCTGGAGCCTCAAGCACACCCAGTCGCTGTCGCGTCCCGATTTCAATACCGGCACCCCCGAGACCGACCAGGAATTGCTGCGCAACCTGGTGGCCTTCTACTGCGTCACCGAGGGCATCTTCTTCTATTGCGGCTTCAGTCAGATCCTCTCCATGGGCCGGCGCAACAAGATGACCGGGGTGGCCGAGCAGTTCCAGTACATCCTGCGCGACGAGTCCATGCACCTCAATTTCGGGGTCGACATGATCAACCAGATCAAGATCGAGAACCCGAACCTGTGGACGCCCGAGTTCCAGGACGAAGTCACCCAGATGATCCTCGAGGGCACCGAGCTCGAAATCGCTTATGCCCGCGACACCATGCCCCGCGGCGTGCTGGGCATGAACGCGGCGATCATGGAGGAGTACCTGCACTTCATCTGCAACCGCCGCCTGGCCCAGATCGGCCTCAAGGAGCAGTTCCCCGGCGCGCAGAACCCGTTCCCGTGGATGAGCGAGATCATCGACTTGCGCAAGGAGAAAAATTTCTTCGAAACCCGCGTCACCGAGTATCAGGTGGGCGGCGCGCTCAGTTGGGATTGA
- a CDS encoding phospholipase D-like domain-containing protein: MARRLIIGTDWKEGNRITLLPDSRRFVPALLEAIDTAQESIWLEQYLVESGRVTQRFFEALIRAARRGVEVRVLLDSFGATGLGQHERTRLSAAGVALCHYNPFMMRRLRRNLVRTHRKLVLIDRRVIYTGGYCLTDDYLGDWFDLMVRAEGPVVADAIKLFADLWESPRVRGDKARLVRRAAPQSQAGSMPARLVQNEGHRSPTIRRSLHRQIVGATRRVWLYTPYFLPSRQLRRLIKEASARGVDVRLLVAGKGHDHPSVRTAGQRHYGQLLDSGIKIYEYQPRFTHAKFCIVDDWVTVGSCNFDHWSLHWNLEANLEVDSPTYCADLVELFESHSEESRPILAQAWQQRPRTQRLRERAAALISAWLAGLR, from the coding sequence GTGGCAAGGAGGCTCATCATCGGAACCGACTGGAAGGAGGGCAACCGGATCACCCTGTTGCCCGACAGTCGCCGCTTCGTGCCGGCTCTGCTCGAGGCCATCGATACCGCCCAGGAGTCGATCTGGCTCGAGCAGTACCTGGTCGAATCCGGGCGAGTGACACAACGTTTCTTCGAGGCGCTGATACGGGCAGCGCGGCGCGGTGTCGAAGTGCGCGTCCTGCTGGACAGCTTCGGTGCCACTGGCCTGGGCCAGCACGAACGTACCCGACTGTCGGCTGCCGGGGTGGCGCTGTGTCACTACAACCCGTTCATGATGCGGCGGCTGCGCCGCAATCTGGTACGCACCCATCGCAAGCTGGTACTGATCGATCGCCGAGTAATCTACACCGGTGGCTACTGTCTGACCGACGACTATCTGGGCGACTGGTTCGACCTGATGGTGAGGGCGGAAGGCCCGGTGGTGGCAGATGCGATCAAACTGTTTGCAGACCTCTGGGAATCTCCTCGCGTCCGGGGCGACAAGGCCCGATTGGTCCGGCGGGCGGCGCCCCAGTCCCAGGCCGGGAGCATGCCAGCACGACTGGTCCAGAATGAGGGCCATCGCAGCCCGACCATCCGCCGCTCGCTGCACCGGCAGATAGTCGGCGCCACACGTCGCGTATGGCTATATACCCCCTATTTTCTACCCTCCCGCCAATTGCGCCGGCTGATAAAGGAAGCGTCGGCACGAGGCGTCGATGTTCGATTGCTGGTAGCGGGCAAGGGGCATGACCACCCCAGCGTGCGAACTGCAGGTCAGCGCCACTATGGCCAGCTGCTCGACTCCGGCATCAAGATTTACGAGTACCAGCCTCGTTTCACCCATGCCAAGTTCTGCATCGTCGATGACTGGGTCACCGTGGGGTCGTGCAATTTCGATCACTGGAGCCTGCACTGGAATTTGGAAGCGAACCTGGAAGTGGATAGTCCAACGTACTGTGCAGACCTTGTCGAACTGTTCGAAAGCCATAGCGAGGAGAGTCGGCCGATTCTCGCCCAGGCATGGCAACAACGTCCACGAACCCAGCGCCTTCGGGAACGAGCTGCAGCGCTGATCAGCGCGTGGCTGGCCGGGCTACGCTGA
- a CDS encoding cation:proton antiporter domain-containing protein, translating into MEHLNLALAVVGGLVLVVGLLSSPLDRSWLSVPLLAFLLGVALGPEAMDLLDPRAWGDSKKLMEETARITLGISLMGIALRLPPDYPFSHWRSLVILLAIGMPAMCLISALLTYGVLGLPLLIALLVGAAVCPTDPVVASSIVTGGVAKENLPGSFRHLLSSESGANDGLAYPLVLLPILLLTTPTGDAWLDWFGRVWLWEVGGGVLVGIVLGWATGRALRWSEERGYLDQPSFLSITVALTIFVLGVGALLGTNSILGVFAAGLAFDQKVGGKDRSEEDNVQEAVNILLTLPAFILFGLIAPWDEWWALGWAGLALVLLVLLLRRLPAILLLSPWLPSLRDRSIVWVMGWFGPIGISALYYATLASSRTGHERVWVAVSLIVAISLLVHGLTAAPFAKMYGHWQRRQQARNK; encoded by the coding sequence ATGGAGCACTTGAACTTAGCGCTCGCGGTCGTGGGTGGCCTGGTGCTGGTCGTGGGCTTGTTGTCGAGCCCGCTGGATCGTTCCTGGCTATCGGTGCCTTTGCTTGCCTTCCTGCTGGGTGTCGCACTAGGACCGGAGGCAATGGACCTGCTGGATCCCCGGGCTTGGGGCGACAGCAAGAAGTTGATGGAGGAGACGGCGCGCATCACGCTGGGCATCAGCCTGATGGGTATCGCCTTGCGGCTTCCTCCCGATTACCCTTTCTCTCACTGGCGCTCGCTAGTTATCCTGCTGGCCATCGGGATGCCCGCGATGTGTCTCATCAGTGCCTTGCTCACCTACGGGGTGCTGGGATTACCGCTGCTGATCGCACTGCTGGTCGGAGCCGCCGTTTGTCCCACCGATCCGGTGGTGGCGTCTTCCATCGTCACCGGTGGGGTGGCCAAGGAGAATTTGCCGGGTTCCTTTCGTCATTTATTGTCCAGTGAGTCCGGCGCCAACGATGGGCTGGCCTATCCGCTGGTATTGCTGCCGATCCTGCTATTGACCACACCCACTGGCGATGCCTGGCTCGACTGGTTCGGTCGGGTCTGGCTATGGGAAGTGGGTGGTGGCGTGCTGGTCGGCATCGTGCTGGGTTGGGCGACAGGACGCGCACTGCGCTGGTCGGAAGAGCGTGGCTATCTCGACCAGCCCTCCTTTCTTTCGATTACCGTGGCGTTGACGATCTTCGTGCTTGGTGTAGGCGCGTTGTTGGGCACCAACAGCATTCTCGGCGTCTTCGCCGCCGGTCTGGCCTTCGATCAAAAAGTAGGGGGGAAAGATCGCAGCGAGGAGGACAATGTCCAGGAGGCGGTCAATATCCTGCTGACCCTGCCGGCCTTCATCCTGTTCGGGCTGATTGCCCCCTGGGATGAGTGGTGGGCGCTGGGCTGGGCGGGGCTGGCTCTGGTTCTGTTGGTACTGCTGCTGCGTCGCCTGCCGGCGATTCTGCTGCTAAGCCCATGGCTTCCCTCGCTGCGCGATAGATCGATCGTGTGGGTGATGGGCTGGTTCGGGCCGATCGGGATATCGGCCCTCTATTACGCAACCCTGGCATCGAGCCGCACTGGGCATGAGCGCGTCTGGGTCGCCGTTAGCCTGATCGTCGCGATTTCACTATTGGTGCATGGGCTCACGGCGGCGCCGTTTGCCAAAATGTACGGACACTGGCAGCGACGGCAGCAAGCGCGTAATAAGTGA